Proteins encoded together in one Chryseobacterium taklimakanense window:
- a CDS encoding universal stress protein, with protein MTHIVLPVDFSDSTEKLLDGAVKFARATNGKIFMIHVAPSDIGFAVGDMGFQYFPEVEQNEIKEELLQLNALQQRIIAQGVDCEHLLKQGAAKEIILEYAAEKNADYIVMGSHGRSGIYDVFVGSLTKDLTKSSGIPVLVIPCHI; from the coding sequence ATGACACATATTGTATTACCTGTAGATTTTTCGGATTCTACAGAAAAACTTTTAGACGGAGCGGTAAAATTTGCCAGGGCAACCAACGGTAAAATTTTCATGATTCATGTAGCACCTTCAGATATTGGTTTTGCTGTCGGAGATATGGGTTTTCAATATTTTCCGGAGGTGGAGCAAAATGAAATTAAAGAAGAGCTTCTGCAACTTAATGCGCTGCAACAGCGCATCATTGCGCAGGGCGTAGACTGTGAACACCTGCTGAAACAGGGAGCGGCAAAGGAAATCATCCTGGAATATGCGGCGGAAAAAAACGCGGATTATATCGTCATGGGTTCCCACGGCCGCAGCGGCATTTATGACGTGTTTGTCGGCAGCCTGACGAAGGACCTTACTAAAAGTTCAGGCATTCCGGTTTTGGTAATTCCGTGCCACATCTAA
- a CDS encoding DUF6427 family protein has protein sequence MFKLLSKESNIFSIPVYIIFLLFVVIAFNVLDFSYLNGISAVITFCGVALAYFVFNQINLTYQTHLPLFLYTVFIFALYPGDLDIGIAVSLLTNSFLLLILTSTEEHFRKRSYVLVGAILVVNFIFLPTTWPMLIFVILHIIATSQQIPLNIFRLFLGMVLMLGAYFCLMYFIGFTTFDDRYLPVKIGRPMTDFYPVYFLFPVFGLMVYAVIDHFNHFNAKSPISRFKYTFILIFTLAQLVTIILYMGKSYEYLLLLAFPASIILSRMLRYFPKYWMKEAGLWIIIICLLVYRAGSYFQIL, from the coding sequence ATGTTCAAATTACTTTCAAAAGAAAGCAATATTTTTTCCATACCGGTCTACATTATTTTTCTTCTTTTTGTTGTAATTGCATTTAATGTCCTTGATTTCAGCTACTTGAACGGCATCTCTGCAGTAATCACCTTTTGTGGTGTCGCACTGGCCTATTTTGTTTTCAACCAGATCAATCTGACTTACCAAACCCACTTACCGCTGTTCCTTTACACGGTTTTTATATTTGCACTTTACCCCGGGGATCTGGATATAGGTATTGCAGTTTCGCTGCTTACCAACTCATTTCTTCTTTTGATCTTAACAAGTACCGAGGAGCATTTCCGTAAGCGGTCTTACGTTTTGGTGGGCGCTATACTGGTGGTAAATTTCATTTTCCTGCCCACAACCTGGCCGATGCTTATTTTCGTAATACTGCACATTATAGCCACTTCGCAGCAAATTCCGTTAAACATATTCAGACTGTTTTTAGGAATGGTTCTCATGCTGGGCGCGTATTTCTGCCTGATGTATTTCATTGGGTTCACCACGTTTGATGACCGATATCTTCCTGTAAAAATTGGCAGACCGATGACTGATTTCTATCCGGTTTATTTCCTGTTTCCAGTTTTTGGACTGATGGTTTATGCGGTGATAGACCATTTTAATCATTTCAATGCCAAAAGCCCCATCAGCAGGTTCAAATATACGTTTATACTGATTTTCACTCTGGCTCAGCTGGTAACTATTATTCTGTATATGGGAAAAAGTTACGAATACCTTTTGCTGCTGGCATTTCCGGCGAGCATCATTCTGAGCCGTATGCTGAGATATTTCCCGAAGTACTGGATGAAGGAAGCCGGCTTGTGGATCATCATTATTTGTCTGCTGGTGTATAGAGCGGGCAGTTATTTTCAAATTTTATAA